The Acidobacteriota bacterium genome contains the following window.
GCAGCTCTCGAGGCCACAGTTGTAGGAACGGCGATGCCGACGGTGATCGCTTCGCTCGGCGGGATCAATCATTACAGCTGGGTATTTTCGGCATATCTGGTAACTTCGACGGTCACCGTTCCCGTGTGGGGAAAGCTCTCTGACCTTTACGGCCGCGGGCTTCTGTATCAGATCGGGATCGGTGTCTTTCTGCTTGGAACTTTGCTCTCGGGAATGGCAGGGTCAATGACGCAGTTGATCGTCTTTCGCGCCATTCAGGGCCTTGGAGCGGGAGCTCTCGTGCCGCTCGGTATGACGATCATAGGCGATACGTTTACGCTGAAAGAACGTGCCAAGATGCAGGCATATTTTAGCGGCGTCTGGGGTTTGTCCAGCGTGATCGGGCCGATAATCGGAGGCTTTATTACCGATCAGCTCTCTTGGCGTTGGGTATTTTTTGTCAATTTGCCCATAGGCGTCGCAGCGGCGATAATCATCGGTTTTGCTCTCAAAGAGCCTAAGAAAACTCAAAAACCAGTTGTCGATTATGCAGGGGCCGCTTCGCTGATGCTCGCAATAAGCCTGCTGATGCTGGCGATGGTCGAGGGCGGGAATTCGATGCAGTCGCTATTCGCACCCGGAAATTTGGTGCTGTTTGCAGGTGGTGGGCTGTTGCTGGTCTTGTTTGGCTGGGCAGAGAAGCGGGCGAAAGATCCGATAATTCCTTTTCATTTGTTCCGCGACAGGACGGTCGCTGTTTCGGTCGCCTGCGGGTTTTTGGCCGGGATCGCGATGTTCGGGGCGATCTCATTCATCCCGCTTTTCGCCCAGGGAGCACTGGGAATGACGGCAACCAAAGCTGGGTCGTTGCTGACGCCCCTTATGCTTAGCTGGGTATCGATGTCGATTATCGGCGGACGTCTGCTTTTAAAAGTTGGTTATCGAGCGATAACCATCTCTGGTTTTGTTGTGATGACGTCGGGGTTTGTTTTTCTGGCAACATTTGGCCGCCAGACGCCCGTTTACTTTCTGTACATCGATCTGATCCTCATCGGGTGCGGGCTTGGCATGACCATGCTGACGCTGCTGATCGCGGTTCAGCAGGCGGTCG
Protein-coding sequences here:
- a CDS encoding MFS transporter, producing the protein MEATSETINQQGERPTLEMSNGRRWAVTIGVMTGMAIAALEATVVGTAMPTVIASLGGINHYSWVFSAYLVTSTVTVPVWGKLSDLYGRGLLYQIGIGVFLLGTLLSGMAGSMTQLIVFRAIQGLGAGALVPLGMTIIGDTFTLKERAKMQAYFSGVWGLSSVIGPIIGGFITDQLSWRWVFFVNLPIGVAAAIIIGFALKEPKKTQKPVVDYAGAASLMLAISLLMLAMVEGGNSMQSLFAPGNLVLFAGGGLLLVLFGWAEKRAKDPIIPFHLFRDRTVAVSVACGFLAGIAMFGAISFIPLFAQGALGMTATKAGSLLTPLMLSWVSMSIIGGRLLLKVGYRAITISGFVVMTSGFVFLATFGRQTPVYFLYIDLILIGCGLGMTMLTLLIAVQQAVERHQLGSVTSLNQFSRAIGGAFGVAIMGAVLTAGLSNQLMRSAASGDGVLTVEQAAAFASNPNALIEPAARASIPAATLDVLQEAMAAAVRPVFWVGVGVCLMALIVSFALPKRRHGIDDPKADDDCGETMLMAEQTTINARNQPVASDKID